In bacterium, the following are encoded in one genomic region:
- the rplO gene encoding 50S ribosomal protein L15: protein MNLSNLTPAKGSRRKMKRIGRGEGSGHGGTSTRGNKGQKSRSGLNRLAGFEGGQMPLQRRLPKYGFTNIFRVEFQTVNLTDLAELDNKRVDGATLQAAGLIKKKSAPVKLLGTGEVTKAFEVEVHAISATAKEKIEKAGGKVTVLGIKKTVLEKRKKKASK from the coding sequence ATGAATCTCAGTAATTTAACGCCCGCCAAAGGCTCCCGCCGTAAAATGAAACGTATCGGTCGTGGTGAAGGCTCCGGCCACGGCGGCACATCCACACGCGGTAACAAAGGGCAAAAGTCGCGTTCCGGTCTTAACCGCCTTGCCGGTTTTGAAGGCGGACAGATGCCTTTGCAACGTCGTCTCCCTAAATATGGTTTTACCAATATTTTCCGTGTCGAATTTCAGACTGTTAATTTGACCGATCTTGCCGAATTGGATAACAAACGCGTAGACGGCGCAACGTTGCAAGCGGCAGGCTTGATCAAAAAGAAAAGCGCTCCGGTAAAACTTTTAGGAACCGGTGAAGTGACCAAAGCGTTTGAAGTCGAAGTGCATGCGATCAGTGCAACGGCAAAAGAAAAAATCGAAAAAGCCGGCGGCAAAGTGACGGTGCTTGGCATCAAAAAAACAGTGTTGGAAAAACGCAAGAAAAAAGCGTCGAAATAG
- the rpmD gene encoding 50S ribosomal protein L30 has product MKFLKITQVRSTNGAIFAHRDTVRTLGLRKIGQTVYHNDTPQVRGMVNLVKYMVSCEAVDKKPEAVKKEKKTGYKVTKAKKA; this is encoded by the coding sequence ATGAAATTTTTGAAGATTACCCAGGTTCGCAGTACCAACGGCGCCATTTTCGCACACCGCGATACCGTGCGCACGCTCGGACTACGTAAAATCGGCCAAACCGTTTACCACAACGATACACCGCAGGTTCGCGGTATGGTTAATCTTGTGAAGTATATGGTTTCCTGTGAAGCCGTTGATAAAAAACCGGAAGCTGTGAAAAAAGAAAAAAAGACCGGTTATAAAGTTACCAAAGCGAAAAAAGCGTAA